AGTTTTATTTTTTTATTTATTTTTTTAATGGGCTGAAATGGAATTTTTAGACATAGTCGATGAAAAGGACAAGGCCATAGGCAGAGCTTCTAAAAAAGAAATCTATGAAAAAAAGCTTCTTCACAGGATAGTTCATGTTCTCGTTTTCAACAATAAAGGCGAAATGGCTCTGCAGTTAAGAAGCAGATACGCATCTTTTTGCCCGCTGCATTGGTGCACAAGCGCAGGCGGCCATGTCAGATCAGGAGAAAGCTATGAAGAAGCAGCTTTAAGGGAGCTGAAAGAAGAAATCGGGACTGCGGCCAAGATTGATTTTGCGCACAAAGACATTTACACTGTTTCAGGCAATTTCAAAAAATTCCTAGCTACGTTTAAAACTGAGTTTAATGGATCATTCAGAATTAATCCTAAAGAGGTCGATAGGGTAGAATTTTTCAGTTTAGATGAAGTTCAAAAAATGGTAAGCAGCGGAGAGAAATTCCATCCGGAGCTTTTATTCTTGTTAAGAAAATATTTTAATATTAGTTGATTTCAATTTTTGGTTTTTGACATATTATCTTAATTCTGCTATGGCTAATGTTTCATTCAGTGTTTCGTATTCCTGATGATCTTGAAAGCTTTCATCTCCCGATATATGGGCCGTTGTTACTGATTTATCTTCATTCAGTACAATTTTTCCATCTTTGATAGTTATCTGACTTTTTCGTGTTTCGTACATAATTATGCAGTCTTCTCTAGCAACTGCTGGAATGAGAAATTGTAAAAATCCAAATTCAGATTTTCCATGATAAGCTCCTACTTGTTCTTTTTCACCATATTTCCATAAAGGTTCATTTTGATAAATAATATTGACAGCATCTCCTCTCATGAGTATTTCTAAATCTTCTAAATTTTCTAAAAGCTGTATTTTTATTTTCCTTTTCGTTTCGCTACATTGCATTAAAAAATCAACTCTTTTTAGTATTCAGAGGCAGCTAACAGCGATCGTATGCTATAATCAAGAACTGCGCAATAAGCCGTAATTAACTGTTATCTTTGCCTCGCTCCTTAATTTTGCCAAATAAGCTGCGAACTCGTTATTCAATCTCAGTTCTTTTAACTTATTTTTAACATCCTCTTTTATTTCCACATAAGGAGGGATTCTTTCTATTGTCTTGTTGAGCAGCTTAACGAAATTATAGCCGTCTGGAGTCGGCACAGGGTATTTTGTTATCTCGCCAATAAGGAGATTGAAAACAACCTTTTCAAAAGCCTCATCCAGCATTCCTCTTTTGATGACATAAATCCCGTTTGTATTGTCATCTGAAAAATTAGCTATGAATTCATCAAAGTTGCTTATATTTGTTGTGTTGTGGGAGAAAATCTTTGCGCCTATCTCGTTGGCTTTTTTAGATGCTTCTTCAGGCGCCATATCGTCTTTTTTGATCAACAATCGCTGTATTGTGAAGCTTTCCTCACTCTTGAATTGATTCTTGTTGCTGTTGTAATAGCTTTCGGCTTCCTCTTCAGTCGCATTTATGAAAGGCGTAATTTTTTTATCTATCAGCCTCTGTATGATTGTCTGCTTTTTGTACTGGTTTTGCAGGTCTTTCAATGCCATTCCGTTTTGGGCAAGCCTTGCCTGTA
The window above is part of the Candidatus Woesearchaeota archaeon genome. Proteins encoded here:
- a CDS encoding NUDIX domain-containing protein yields the protein MEFLDIVDEKDKAIGRASKKEIYEKKLLHRIVHVLVFNNKGEMALQLRSRYASFCPLHWCTSAGGHVRSGESYEEAALRELKEEIGTAAKIDFAHKDIYTVSGNFKKFLATFKTEFNGSFRINPKEVDRVEFFSLDEVQKMVSSGEKFHPELLFLLRKYFNIS
- a CDS encoding SurA N-terminal domain-containing protein, whose amino-acid sequence is MKEKKLRVKKSSLFVILGIIALIVIILIAFSVSKTKKQVIATVNGEKMYLEDINKEYTNIQKSYPLVTKDMVLNLSMNEKVLLQAAAKEGISASDEEINDLIYAMLSKNGVDMETLQARLAQNGMALKDLQNQYKKQTIIQRLIDKKITPFINATEEEAESYYNSNKNQFKSEESFTIQRLLIKKDDMAPEEASKKANEIGAKIFSHNTTNISNFDEFIANFSDDNTNGIYVIKRGMLDEAFEKVVFNLLIGEITKYPVPTPDGYNFVKLLNKTIERIPPYVEIKEDVKNKLKELRLNNEFAAYLAKLRSEAKITVNYGLLRSS